Proteins encoded within one genomic window of Triticum aestivum cultivar Chinese Spring chromosome 2D, IWGSC CS RefSeq v2.1, whole genome shotgun sequence:
- the LOC123049851 gene encoding uncharacterized protein yields MGFIKEFMEVQAHGNTKLHVIHTNDLHKAATTIEQYERHLEFERHKIVGVDVEYTNDVGEDQKPALVQLSVGKDHPVLLFQLSVADKNCTRFDNFLADPRYTFAGFSIEGDIEMLGRVGLEIAHFVDIQKEWRVPTATKPLDSLGDVSGIHVHDYYNNMKKKLTNAEHQCWAHMPLSMRHIEYVAKDAYAAYEIWSRLTIIQEGLRRAKLEKEQTRKRARSCGDYDY; encoded by the coding sequence atgggattcatcaaggaattcatggaggtgcaggcccacggcaacaccaagttgcacgtgatCCACACCAACGACTTGCACAAGGCGGCGACCACCATCGAGCAGTACGAGCGACACCTCGAATtcgagcgccacaagatcgtcggagttgatgtggagtacaccaacgacgttggcgaagatcagaaaccagccctcgtccagctctccgtcggcaaggatcatccggtgttgctcttccaactgagcgtcgccgacaagaactgcaccaggttcgacaacttcctcgccgaccctaGATACACGTTTGCTGGATTCTCCATCGAAGGCGACATAGAGATGCTCGGGCGCGTCGGACTAGAGATCGcccacttcgtcgacatccagaaggaatggAGGGTGCCTACAGCTACCAAGCCTCTGGACTCCCTTGGGGATGTCTCAGGCATCCATGTccacgactactacaacaacatgaagaagaagctcACCAACGCAGAGCACCAGTGCTGGGCGCACATGCCCCtttccatgaggcacatcgagtacgtgGCAAAAGATGCTTACGCTGCGTACGAGATATGGAGCCGCCTCACCATCATCCAGGAAGGCCTCCGCCGGGCAAAACTCGAGAAGGAGCAGACCAGGAAGCGCGCAAGGTCCTGCGGTGACTACGACTACTGA